A portion of the bacterium Unc6 genome contains these proteins:
- a CDS encoding addiction module toxin, HicA family produces the protein MKRKDVIRHLELNGCEFLREGANHTVYVNRRKKKASTVPRHREIDKYLVTKICKDLEIPKP, from the coding sequence TTGAAGCGAAAAGATGTAATCCGACATCTTGAGTTAAACGGATGCGAATTCCTACGAGAAGGTGCAAATCATACGGTATATGTAAATCGCAGAAAAAAGAAGGCGAGCACCGTTCCCCGTCACAGAGAAATTGATAAATATCTTGTCACGAAAATATGTAAAGACCTTGAAATACCAAAGCCATAA
- a CDS encoding HicB family protein, whose protein sequence is MKEKLTAIFQKSPYGYIGFIEELPGANTQGKTLEEARKNLIEAVQLILDANRQLFEEELKGFEIIKEDFGAVTV, encoded by the coding sequence ATGAAAGAAAAGTTAACGGCAATATTTCAAAAATCGCCATACGGATATATTGGCTTTATTGAAGAACTTCCAGGAGCGAATACTCAAGGCAAAACACTTGAAGAAGCAAGAAAAAATTTAATTGAAGCGGTCCAGCTTATTTTGGACGCCAACAGACAACTTTTTGAAGAAGAACTTAAGGGTTTCGAAATTATAAAAGAAGACTTCGGAGCAGTAACGGTTTGA
- a CDS encoding addiction module toxin, HicA family, with translation MKRNDLLKHLRSQGCEFIREGSRHSWWWNPEQNKRSSVPRHTEINDNLARKICKDLGIKQIK, from the coding sequence ATGAAACGCAATGATCTGCTGAAGCATCTACGGTCGCAAGGATGTGAATTTATCAGAGAAGGAAGTCGCCACTCATGGTGGTGGAATCCAGAACAAAACAAACGTTCATCTGTGCCGCGGCATACAGAAATCAACGATAACCTTGCAAGAAAGATATGCAAGGACCTTGGCATAAAACAAATAAAGTAA
- a CDS encoding HicB family protein: MNAKMTMIYWKGEKFWLGKLLEHPEIMTQAKTLEELEENIKDAYLLMAMDDVPEEHKMKEIAI; this comes from the coding sequence ATGAATGCAAAAATGACCATGATTTATTGGAAGGGAGAGAAATTTTGGCTTGGGAAACTTCTCGAACATCCGGAAATCATGACCCAGGCAAAGACTCTTGAGGAATTGGAAGAAAATATTAAGGATGCCTATCTATTGATGGCTATGGATGATGTACCTGAAGAACACAAGATGAAAGAAATTGCAATATGA